From the genome of Ailuropoda melanoleuca isolate Jingjing chromosome 5, ASM200744v2, whole genome shotgun sequence:
GTAACTTTGAATTGGAGGTCCTTTCAGCCCGTCCTTCCGGTTGAGATAGGAATATATGAAAAGTCATAGTGTCTTATTTTCGTAGGGAATGCTTTGTGCACCTGCTGATGTATCCCAGCATCTCCTTGAGACAGGATGCACAATTTGAAGGGTAGTGCAGTCTTCTTGGGTTAGGTCTACCGTCAGTTTTGGGCGAGGTCCTAAGGCAGAACAGATAACTTGGACTCACTCACACAGTACTGCTCTTAGACTGAGGTAAGAAGGGCCCCCCCCCTCCGGCCCTCACTTTAGAGGGCCCTACTCAAAGAGGTGAGGGGTCCCCAGGGCCATCGGAGTGTGCCTGCCCAGAGCTTATCCAGCTTCCCTTCTAGACTATGTTCTGGCTGTGTGGAATTCCCTGCCCTTGATTCCCTGAGCCTACTTCCTGGGTTTGCAGTCTGTTTCCTCATGGCTGTCTTCTCCAGGGTGACCCATATACCAGTGATCCTGCCCCTAGGCCTTCTGGTGCTAGACAGAGCTGGGAGTGGGAAGGCCAGGGtgcaggctgggagctggggatcAGCAGTCTCTGCTCTGCTGCATTTTGGAACAAAGCCCTGAGGGAAATTTAAATTCATATCTGAGTCCTTCAGGTTGTGGTGAAGGTGTCTTTGTAAAAGCCCGAGAATAGCGCATACTATTTAACAAGTTACTAGTGTGACTGATAATTTCAAGATTTTGAGCCAGTACGGTATGTGGGCCTCCATTTGTGCTCTTGTCCCGGGCCCCACAGACTTCAGGCATCAGCCTAGACAAAGTATTGTCACCAAGTGAGCCCTTCCTCAATGTGTGTGCATTGAGATTGAACCTGGTGTTTCATGCTTTAGTGGTCATTAGTTGGTATCGTTCGAAGCCAGGCTTTCTAGAGCTTTCACTGTATATTATGGATTAGAGTGTATCTTTTTCGCCTGGTACTGGTGGAAACTGGTGGTCTTGGAGATCTACCCTTAAACACAACTTAAGGAATAGCATagggttatttttaaatgctaatagCAGTGataacatacatttattgagcTATGAATTAGttctgaaatgtatttcattattgatttactatttgtattattttatggtAATGTAGTTTTAACATTTAATCACTGGCATACTTtactgctcttttaaaaatcggttaaaaacaataaaactattggtttttccagaaaaaaaaattggttgaaaACAGAGTTTTGCATATAAGGGAAGAAGGTAGAATTACCCGGTGTTTGGTCATACCGTCAACGTCCTGAAGTTTATAGGAAATTTTTGTTTGTAGGTGAATGAAAGTGTCCTGCTACCTTTGACCCCTACTTGGTATTTGGTCCTCTTCCATTATACTAGTGGATTCACCATGATATCCTTCCTTCATGTTCTTGAGTCACCAGAGAGTGACTTAAGCCCCTACAAATCTACTGTAGTTGTCAAACAATTACCTGGAGGGACAGTAAAAAGTCCTTGTGGCTCATTTCACTCAGCAGAGCTCATCACTCCTACAGAGTCGTGAAATTGGGTGCCGAGTGTGGAGGAGTCAGCAgggctctctccctccttcccgaGTCTGGGAAAACATCGctttttcctaggtattttgttttcattttttgaattagATAATAAGTCCCCAAAAGTTGTTGAAGGGGATGGTTCTCATTCAGCAGTGAAGTGTTTACTTCATTTTGGAGTAACCTAATCAAAgccactcctccccccacctcaccggGCTTTGCTCTCTTAAATAGAATGACCTAGTCCAGGGTCTGTTGAAAGAATGGGATCCTAGGGAGATTTCAGGGATTCAGATACCCTTCCATACAGTTGCTCATTTGTTTCAATCCACAATAGGAAGGACACTTTGGCTGTCTTGGAACAACTATTCTGGAAAGAACAGCATTCTGGAAAGATTGGGTTGATTTTATGGATTGTGGGGGAGTTTCACAGTTGATGTTGATCAGAGTAGTCCTAAGGTTTCTTAGGCTTCTGAATCGCTTTGGTGCTGTGTAACCAGCTGGTTTTCCCCTCAGGTCCTTAAATATAGGTGTTTCCTAAGGAAGCTTTTCTAACCTTTCTGTAGACATACACCAAGTATTTCTCACTTTTGATGCTCAATAAAGTCTGTTAACTGTTTTCAGTATTGTGTGTTGGCTTTAGTAATATTTTGTAGCATTTTAAGAAGTTTTGTGGTGTTCCTATACTGTATTTTGATCATCTAGAAATACTTCTTTAAACTTAAACAGGATGTTGTGCAATAGCAATGAATTTAAAACCCATCAGTACAATTTCTACATTAGAGctcagacaatgaaaaaaaatgttgggtaCCATGCCTCAGATTGAGCTAAATTGAGTTGTTTAAGGAATTAAAATGTGTAGCCTTATAGTGGGGGAGACATTATAACTTCCTGATAGAAATTTGGAAATTGATGATAGAAAATGGTTGGCTGATCTCCTCAGTAGAATGTAAACTGTACTGGGGCTGaagtttctgttcctttccaggctgtgtatccccagtgcctagaacaaagCTTGTGAAGTAGGAAGTGCTTGATACATGTTTTCAGGAATGAGTCTTCCCTATCATGAGGTCTGTCTGAAATGAGGCGTTCTTCCTAAAATTCTTACATTTATGTCCGCTTTATGTTGAAGCACCTCATTTATTATCTGTTGGAAAGATGAGTGTAGAGTgagactttgattttcttttgagtCTAGAAACTTCAGCATTTTTAGATCCTTCTATTTTAACAATTATAACATTCTGAGCTTATTATGCAATATGTAGAAAACTAGTACAgttctaatattctaatattgCTTTGTTTTATGATCTGTGGGTACCATGTTGGTTCCCAgtgtaaatatgtatttcatattttctgtttttttgtgatTTCCATTTCAGATCTCCCTCGAGTTTAGAAATTTGGCTGAGAAATATCAAACAGTGATTGTTGACATTTGCCGGAAAATGGGATTTGGGATGGCGGAGTTTTTGGATAAACACGTAACTTCTGAACAGGAGTGGGACAAGGTCAGTGTTTACAAAGCAGCGTTGCTGTGTGGTGAGTAGGACAGAGCTGGCAGTATGCGCTGTGAAGGTCAGAGTGAGGAATAAAGTTGTCTACCGGTTCCAAACGTTCTGGTTTTACAACCCTTCGGTGTAGCTTGACTGTCTCATCATAAGCACTTAATAAAGGGGCTTATAGTTGAATGCTTGAAATAATCCCTGCCCTACAGAGTTTACCATTAAGTTAGGCCAAAGTAAATATAACCTGTCCCAGAGGTACAGACATGAAGCTTCTAAAAGTGCCTCTGACTTgctgtgaaattttaaataaatggccAGATTACTTCATGTAATATAGAGATACCTGAGGTTTTCAAATCTTAACAGTGtgttttttgttatttactttcttccatcactgagtatgtgtgtatgtagacACACCTTAGTATCTGAATCAATCTCCAGTTCCATCTTTGCACAAGATGACGTTTAGATTCCATGCCAGCTTGGCCGCATTTGTTGACGAGAAGTAGGTATCACTTAAACTGTTAAATTATGTATGTGTTTCCTTACCAAGTTAGGAGAATCCAGAGGTACTAACTTAGGATCGTAGGTGTGTTGTGCTGAGGAGTGAGTACCTCTCCAGTaccttacttcttcctttcccatcatCTCCTTACACAATTAACACGAGAGGAGAAGTTCCAGGTTTCTCGACCTCCCTCCCCAAGTTCATATGGCGGTTATAAATGAATTTGTGTGGGGATTAGCAGTGGGAGACCCTACGTGGATGAGATTGTCTTCCTCAGGAGACAGGGTAGCTGGAAAGGGCTGTGAGAGCAGATGATGTGGCAGATAAAATTATAATGGCTTTTCTTTGGCCCGAGTTTATTCCTGAGCAGCAGCTGTGGAGGATATTGGCCAGGGAAGGagtgagggggcagggagaaagtgCTTATCCAGACAAAGTGACCTAATTGACAATGGGGACTAAACTAAACATCAAAACACCAGATAGGAAGGAGGGGTCTTGCCCATTTTCCATAGGAAAGATGTTTGTGAGACTTCTTTATTTCCCCAGTGgaagcaaagacattttaaacatCTGAACTATGTGTGTATTTTGTATCTTTAATAGTGTTTAAGTTGGGATCTCAGAAGAGACTCAACTGCGTACATACTCCTTGGGTGAGTGTAGGTTCAAAGTCTGGCCTCTTAATCCTTCGATCCTCAAAACTTGCTGGCAACATCTTTGGGGCTGCTGGCTTATGCTCTCCAAGTTAGCGTGAGTGAGGTTGCTGTTGGAATTATCTGTTTATGAATTTAAAGTTAAAGCTGAAACTCCTCCTGGCCAATAATCAGCACTGGTTAGCTGCACAGTTGACTCCCTTTTCTGCCGTGCAGACCTATTCAGGAGACCCAGTGATTGCTCGTTGAGTAAAAGTTCTGATTAGATGAAATTCAGTACTTTTAGTGATCGCTCCCTCCTACCCCCAACTGTGGAGGAAGAAGACTCCTTCCATTCTAGGAGTATTTCTATCCAAAGAACTGttatcttaaaatctatttttccttggggcgcctgggtagcgcagtcgttaagcatctgccttcggctcagggcgtgatcccggtgttctgggatcgagtcccacatcgggctcctccgctgggagcctgcttcttcctctcccactcccctgctgtgttccctctctcgctggctgtctctctgtcaaataaataaataaactcttaaaaaaaaaaatctatttttccttgGGCAGCACTAAGGACATACtatgttctttaatttctagtaattctttttaaaattcttgtagCTGTCTGCAGCTcatttctctgtatattttagCATATCTATACTCTTTCCAGATTCTTCGTTTCTTAGACCatatttcaaatactttctctttGCCATTTCATTGTGCCCTTTGATTAGTCTGGCTTTGTCTTACTTTCATCCAGAGCCCTCCTTTGGTCTTTCCCGAACTTTACCCTTCCTAATGTCCACCCCAGAGTGTACCTTCTTTAACTGCTCTCCACTTCTTAAATTGTGTAATGGACATTCATTTTGTAGGAGTATTGCATTAAGTTGTCTTGGAATACTGTTTTCAGGAGAGGATAGCTTTGAAAAACCacttttacaggaaaaaaattctttgacaATCAAGAATGACGTTTACCAAGATCTCTTTTGAGAAGAGGCAGTTTCAGCAAAGTTGTTAGAGCCTGCCTCGTAAGCCAGACTACCTGGCTTGGAGTCCCTGCCCTTTGTCTTCCAGATGAGTGATTTGGGGCAGTCAATTGACTAACCTCTGTCTGCCCTAGTttgcacatctgtaaaatggtgatggtAATGATACATGCCTCATAAAGGTGTTTGTGAGGATTGAATATGCAGAGTGCTTAAAACAGTGGCAAGAACAGAGCCGTAgtacatatgtatatttgtgttttttaatcaaaatgaGGTCTTGTACATTCTGTTTGGAacctgttttggggttttgttttttggttttggggttttttttgtagcTAATGATCTTGGGTGTTTCCGTTTTAGTAAATACTTCATTATTTCTTACAGTACTGTCACTATGTTGCTGGACTGGTGGGAATTGGCCTTTCCCGTCTGTTCTCAGCCTCTGAGTTAGAAGATCCCTTAGTTGGTGAAGACATAGAGTGTGCCAATTCTATGGGCCTGTTTCTGCAGAAAACAAACATCATTCGTGATTATCTGGAAGACCAGCAAGAAGGAAGAGAGTTTTGGCCTCAAGAGGTAATAGATCTAGGGgatttgggaaaaataattttaaatactttctgaaaacaaaacaaatcttttgGTTGCAGGTGATAGAAATGTGAATCAAACTACCTTAGACAAtgtaagaaaatgtataaaacaggTTAGGATTTAGTTTGCTTCATGGTAGACTGGCTAAATCCAGGGGTTCAGACTATATATagtcatacatacacacacacacacacacacacacacacacacaaattcatacAGAGGATCTGtccccattctttctgtctcttggatAGGCTTTCTCCAAGTGGTGGATATAATAACTCATGACTCACAATCTGCTAGTTTTTAGGTAGGTCCGGTTGGTGGAGCTTGGATCCTGTGCCCAACCCATAATCAGTTCTGTAGCCGGAGGGCCGAGTACTCTGGCCAGACCTGGATTATATCTTCCCAACACACATAGGAAGGATTCCTCCCAAAAGAAGGATTCTatggcaggaaggaggaagatgcTAGAGAGACGAAAACTATAGAATGTTCATCTTGatttttgacttaatttttaaaaaaggatagaaaaaggaaAGGCTTGGACATTGGCTTTATTCAGAAGGAAAGCTAGAAAATCTTAGGACTATTTCCTGATGTTACTCCAGCATTTGCTTATTGCTTTCCATAAAATGGTTTCCTGAAACCaagtgtttctaatttttttattttttattatttaaagattttatttatttgagagacagagcatgagcagggggaggggcagagggagagagagaagcagtttccccactcagtggggagcccaatgtggactcCATCCCcaagccctgagatcatgcatgacctgagctgaagtcagatgcttaactgaatgagccatgcaggcaccccaacCAGGtgcttttaaagtgaaaaaaaggcAGGTGACAAAgtagggaaaatatttgcaacttaaGCTGCAAATACGGGGCTCATATTCCTAATATAAAAACTGCTAAAAGTTAAGACCAGCTATGTTATAGAAAACTGGgcaaagaaataagaacagaTTGTTCATGgaaagaaagatcttttttttttttcttttttttttttgaaaagaaagatccTTAAACAGCTGAGAAGATAATCAATcaaaaattcacattaaaactACCCTGGGCTGAGACATCCTTGTTTGGCAAGCTTCCCAGGTGACTCCTGTGGGGGCAGGGTTGCCACAGAGCTCTTGGCTGCTCTTCCTTGGACACCAAGGCTCAGCAAAGGGATGGGGTGTGTATGAGGACCCACAGTGAGTCAGTGGCTACCTGGAAGGGGCGCCTCAGTGTCTGGGTCCCAGCCGgggcctgcccccccccattaTCACACTGCCTCTCACCCAGGCACGTCCCCCCAGCATGGGTCAGCAGGCCTGCACACAGCTCACTTCCCTCTTCCGTAATATTGAATAGCTGTTAGACCACAGGGTGGTGGTgtgaataaaatgagagaaactTTAGCCACGGTGCTTACTAAATGTTAGTTCCAATAGCTtaaccaaaaaagagagaaaagaaccctGAGAGACTGTTTCTGGCATCGGATCGGCAAAAAGTCCTAAGTTTGGTAATCGCCAGGCTAGACTGGGGACACAGGCACTCTGTATGGCTGGTGAGAGTATATCCTGGTGCAAACAGCCCTGAGCGCTGGCAGCTTGGCAAGTGACTAATATTGATATTGAATAATACTGATGTGGCTTTGTTTCTAATAGTTACAGTTTATAAACAACTAAGATGTCCTTCTAGACAGGACTGATTGAACTATGGTATATTCACTTGGTGGAGCACAGAAAGAACTATACAACTAGGGAATAATCTCCAGgttatattattaagtgaaaaaaaccaaGGTGCACGTAGTGTAAACACACTCcaagtaataaaatgttttcagtaatTATACTGTGAATAAAAATACTGAAGCTATTATAGAAACTCTAACATATAGCAAATAGGCAATTGTGTTTGTATCATTCTAGGAACCAAGTCtgaaataaaaggcacaaatataaaactattaataaaGTTAAGCAGAACTCCCATAATCCTAAACTGAATTAGAAATATCAATATGAACTCCTGATCagattctcttaaaaaaaaaaaagtctggctcTCTCTACCAAGAGTTGTAGAAACAAACCGGTAGTAAAATGTACCACTGGTGTTCCAGTTTGGTCTTTTAATACCATTTCCCACCACACAGAATAGTGGgggcaggaaatatacaaaatgaatttGGAATATACTGTCACACCAGGAAGTAAGGAGGCTATCAAAAGTATGGGATAAAAAGGTACAGGATCCAGTTTAAAGGGGCTTTCACTGACCACATATGGAACAATTtgagtatcaaaaagaataaaaactgcaATGGGTTGAAACACACCAAATGTGtttaaatctaaagaaaaatgagCATGCACCTCTTGAAAGATGGTGTGTTCTGTTATCGAGAGGCACACAACTCTGATCTTTGCCCACTTATGATATTAGCAGTCATTAGGCTTCATGCCTAGTTCTGTTAATTTATTGGGGTtgcaaaatagtattttttttttatcactgcttTATTGAAACAGAGTTCACGTACTCTGCAGTTCATCCTTCTAAAgtttttagtgggtttttttttttttggtatgttcacagagttgtgcTACTATCACCACAattagttttagaacattttcattttcccagaaAGAAACTCCATGCCCGCTACCAGCTTCTAAGATGATGAATTTTCTGTCATCCTCAGAAGGTGACAGGTTATTTTTTGCTATCATTATGAACTCAGGGATTAAGACATATGTGACTGGGgactcctggttggctcagtcaggtaagtgtctgccttcgactcaggtcatgatcccagagtcctggaatcaagtcccgcattaggctccttgctcagcagggagactgcttttccctctgtcttctgctcaccctgcttgtgttctctctctctctgagatagatagatagatagatagatagatagatagatagatagataaattagttctttaaaaaaaaacccctatcTGACTGGGTTTAATCTGTTGTAATTATACTCACTATTAAAGCTCGAAATTTCCCTCCTTTGGTCAGGAAGAGGTTCAGGTTGGCTTCTGTGTCCTCACGAGGGGACTCTTAATAGTCTTTGATAGCTTCCTTGCCCTTTGGTATGTGAAGATGTTCTAAGctcattttgtacatttcttgCCTGAGCCCTGGACTCTTCAGCTGCTCTTGGGATagtcactgtgtgtgtgttgagttttaAAGCTCAAATACCTTGTAAGTTTATATTGGTGTTTCCAATTCAAACTCAGGACTGTAGGTTGTTACATAATCTCCTCCTCTGTGTTACATCTCTACTTCATTTCTTCCTCATCAAGATTCATACTTCGCAGGAAATCATAGATGGTAGAATTAGTATATGCCATGAttactcatttgcttttttcccccacattacAGATCCTGCAGTCTTCTGAATAATGATACTATTGCTACTACCACCAAAatgattattgaaaataattgaagACATTTTTTGCATATGCTATACTAATTCCcaattttttatgattatatttatttctgaatcaTCAGATTAGATAACCATTGCTACTGTAAtatctccctttcccccttaCTTAGTCTTAGTTTAAGCTCACCACCAGTCTTTATATTGATGCCTCTAGTCATTTTGGTTGTCTGGAGCTTGCATGCTGGTAGATAGGAAAGACccatgaaaataataattcctcATGTTTATACATATTGATAACAATTTGTGGCTTtgatatttgaaagttttcctagaaaaaaaatttttagctcACATTTTTGGGTATcccattttcttctgctttacaGACTGGCTGTTGAAAATCTaaggataattttcttttccttataagttatgggttctttttcttctcctttgtggTCACTGCCTAGATCCCTTATCATTGGAAATGCCAAAAGGTGCTGTCCTAATTCTGTCATCCTTTCTGCATCTCTTAGCAGGAATTTGGGATTTTGTAAAAATGGTAGTGGTGGTGGCCAGTCATTTATTTGGAGGAGTGTATAAAGTGACAATAAGCATTATTCTTTGGGAAGCTTCAGAGTGACCAAAAATGAAAGTAAGTTCTTTGCTAGCTTCAGAGACTCCTTTAAATAATGTCATTAAAAATTGTCAAATCAATTCCACTGGAGTTTTAGACATTATTTCACTTTTGAGTTACTAAGATCCAGGGAGTTAATGTTCTCATGGTATAGACTCAGCTCATTTTCCCCCTTACACTTGTTCAGCAGCATTCTTATCAGAATTGGGAATGCCATATTAACCATGAATTACTTTGAGGCCTGACCATCTTCAGAATGTGTAACATTTAGCTTGCACTACTGTTGTAGCTGATTTTGTatttatctgattatttttttcaggagGAGACTAATGCCCTCTGGAATAACAGGAGTCCTCTTTATCTAAAGTCATCAATTAAAGTATTGCTTAGTACATGTTGTACTAAGTGTCCCTAAAGGACAGTTTCCCAAATACTTAACTGACTACTAGGTTGTGATCAGACCCTGACTGGTCGTCATAAATAGCCACTGCGTGGAGCTTAAAACGGACTCGATCTTGGTGAAAGATGAGTCCGCGGCTAAGAAGAACTTTACTATAGATCATAGTTCTTATTCGCAAAGATTCTTTCCTATTGCTTGTGGATTCTTCCCCTTATACACGAGctaacttattttttaaggtttggAGCAAGTATGTTAAGAAGTTGGGCGATTTTGCTAAGCCACAGAATATTGATTCAGCCGTGCAGTGCCTGAACGAACTTATAACCAACGCACTACACCACATCCCAGATGTCATCACTTACCTTTCAAGACTTAGAAACCAAAGTGTGTTTAACTTCTGCGCTATTCCACAGGTATGCAATGGAGCTATTCTTGTATATGAGAGGTGGAAGCTAAAAGGAGCGgcgtggtggtggtgatgggggtggAGAGAATGCATGTACTGTTTTGGGTTGCTGTATTCAGGAATATGGGTCCTTTAAAAGATGATTCtggtctattttctttttctcggGGGGAGGCAGGCGGTGCTTCACcacacctcccctctgccccacaaCCACCACACCCAACTCAGCCACCCTAGATCCTTAGCCTCACAATTAAATCTAGAGCTTTGACTTAGATTTAGGGGGAATGCTGGGTAAAATGTAGGTGAAGGTGTATCATTACAGAGTCTTACTTAAGCGCCTAGCTTTTGCTGTCCTTTTCCCAGACTCGGGATAACAGAACCTGATCCTATGGAACTAGCCCCTCAGTCTTCTGGGAGCttacacttttttaaatgtttttaccaattatttcagtttttaactcAAATTCATGAAAGTCATAGGATTTAACTGATTTGGAAACttgatttgatctttttttttagattttgtttatttatttgagagagcgagtgagcatgagtaggaggaagggcagagggagagggagaagcaggctccgtgctgagcaaggagcccaatgtggggctcgatcccaggaccctggaatcatggcctgagctgaaggcagacgctttaaccgactgagcctctcaggcgccccttgatttgaTCTTTAATGAACAATCTTGAGTGGTTGTTGGAACTAAACTCTGCATGCTTGATTTACGTTCCGATTTATCCTAGAAATAATTTGCCATTGATCATGAGAACTATCCCCCCTTCCCACTTGTCCCCCACCTCCATGCTATTTTTTCATGTATAAGGGTTATGTTTGTtgtaggaaaaatagaaaattctttgTAGATAGTATTTTGAGATACATTTTTTGGCTCTCTAACTCATTACTTGAGCATAGAAAATGATGTATGGACttaatgtttttttccaaataaaaaggaacttcCGTGGTAAAACCAAAGAATCATTTAAGACGCAAAGACCACTTGATTCTGTGTGTtgttggggaagggaggaatgggAAAGGTCCACCTTTTGACATTGCTTTCTACATGGGtattttttcttggttaattCCATCTTAGCCCTTTGGCACTTTCTTATTCTACAGAATGTTTTTTCACCTTTTCAGAATGATGATTGCTTAGAGTGccatttcttactttctttcacGAGATGaattgaattagtgtttttttttttttttctttttctttctccctccttgtATCTGTAGGTGATGGCCATTGCCACTCTGGCTGCCTGTTATAATAATCAGCAGGTGTTCAAAGGCGTAGTGAAGATCCGAAAAGGGCAAGCAGTAACTCTCATGATGGATGCCACCAATATGCCGGCAGTCAAAGCTATAATCTACCAGTACATGGAAGAGGTGGGTTCTTATTTTACTACCTGGAGAATCTGTAGCTGTTTTTAGGATTTAAATAATGTCACTCTTGAAACAGTTCATATTTAATATTAGATGATCCTACCAACTCACTATATTATGGTATAGAGAGACAGGAGTTGGTGTCCTTTATTAGGACAAAACGTGGGCACAGGTTGCTGATCGATCGGAGCCTCCCAGCACCCTGTAGGGAGGGTATAAACGCAGCAAGCCTTTAGGGTGGAGCCCCTGAGGAGGATCAGATTTTTTGAGGCGGAAGATGATGGTAGAGGCCAACCAGGATTCTTGGTTCATGGGTGAGCAGAGTGAAGCCGAGGCTTGTGCGTGCTCATGCAGTGTCTTACCGAGTGGATCTCAGACCCCAGGCTAGGTTGCCTGACACCCAATCCAGTACTTTCCATTACGTTATAAGCCTCAACTGAGAAACCACAGTAGGGAATTTCAGCAAAGGACAACCATCAAGTTGCAACGATTTCTCAATTTTCTAATGCAAATCTCATTTCAAATGCCAAAACCACCCTATAAAGCAAAACTTACTTGTTCAAGTCTGATCTCCTACTGTGGAGGGTATATGACTAGGTTCAAAAAACTTTTTCTTAGAGGCTAAAACTAATCACTCGGCGCTAGAGAGGTGGTTCGTAATTGAAGGGCTTTGGTGCTCTctccccccaggggacatttggcaaggtctggagacattttttttgaTGGTCACACTGGCGAGAGGGGTGGCCTTCTGGTGAGTGGAGGCCCTGAGATCCATAGGTATGTTCTTACTGAAGATTGAACTactaa
Proteins encoded in this window:
- the FDFT1 gene encoding squalene synthase isoform X3; this encodes MEFVKCLGRPEEFYNLLRFQMGGRRKVIPKMDQDSLSSSLKTCYKYLNQTSRSFAAVIEALDGEMRHAVCIFYLVLRALDTLEDDMTISVEKKVPLLHNFHSYLYEPDWRYMESKEKDRQVLEDFPTISLEFRNLAEKYQTVIVDICRKMGFGMAEFLDKHVTSEQEWDKYCHYVAGLVGIGLSRLFSASELEDPLVGEDIECANSMGLFLQKTNIIRDYLEDQQEGREFWPQEVWSKYVKKLGDFAKPQNIDSAVQCLNELITNALHHIPDVITYLSRLRNQSVFNFCAIPQVMAIATLAACYNNQQVFKGVVKIRKGQAVTLMMDATNMPAVKAIIYQYMEELI
- the FDFT1 gene encoding squalene synthase isoform X2 — its product is MEFVKCLGRPEEFYNLLRFQMGGRRKVIPKMDQDSLSSSLKTCYKYLNQTSRSFAAVIEALDGEMRHAVCIFYLVLRALDTLEDDMTISVEKKVPLLHNFHSYLYEPDWRYMESKEKDRQVLEDFPTISLEFRNLAEKYQTVIVDICRKMGFGMAEFLDKHVTSEQEWDKYCHYVAGLVGIGLSRLFSASELEDPLVGEDIECANSMGLFLQKTNIIRDYLEDQQEGREFWPQEVWSKYVKKLGDFAKPQNIDSAVQCLNELITNALHHIPDVITYLSRLRNQSVFNFCAIPQVMAIATLAACYNNQQVFKGVVKIRKGQAVTLMMDATNMPAVKAIIYQYMEEIYHRIPSSDPSSGKTRQIISTIRTQNLPNCQLISRSHYSPIYLSFVMLLAALSWQYLSTLSQVTEDYVQTGEH